The genomic interval CGCGGCGCGGGTGATCAGAGCCGGTAGTCCCCCGGATCCTCATCGGACGGGCCGCGCTGCTGCTGCTCCGCGAGGAAGCGCTCCAGTTCGCTCGCGAGCTGGTCGGCGGTCGGGATCGAGCCGTCCTCGCCGATGAGGGGCGAGCGGGGCGTGCGATCCTCCATATAGGCGTCGTAGCGCTGCTCGAGGGTCTGCACCATCTCGAGCGATTCGTGGTTCTCCGCGATCTGCGCATCGACCTGAGAACGGAAGCGCCTCGCCTGCTCCCGGACATCGTCCGTAGGGAGGATGAGGCCGGTGGCGGCCATGATGCCCTCGAGCGCGGTGCCGAGGGCCTCGGGGAACTCGGTGTTCGCGAGGTAGTGCGGGATCAGCAGCGCGAGTCCGACGACCTCCTCGCCGAGGGCGTGCAGCCGGTACTCGATGACGTGCGACGCGGACGCCGAGAGCTTCGTCGTGGGTCGCCACACCGAGCGGGCCTCGATCAGGTCGTCGCGCGATCCGCTCACCGTGATCGAGATCGGGCGGGTGTGCGGCACGGGCATCGGGATCGCGTGGCTCCAGACGGTGATCGAGACCTCGAACTCGTGGACGAGCAGCAGCACCGTGTCGATGAACTGCTCCCAGCGGAAGTCCGGCTCGTAACCGCTCAGGACGAGGAAGGGGGCGCCCATCTCGTCGTGGGCGAGGCTGAGCAGCAGCTCGTCGGGCGCGTAGTCCACGAGATGGTCCTCGTCGAAGGTGATGACCGGCCGCCGAGCCCGGTAGTCGAGGAGCAGATCGGCGTTGAAGCGCAGGATCTCCTCCGGGGAGGCGTGCTGCCAGAGATAGTCGTCGAGCTG from Leucobacter allii carries:
- a CDS encoding proteasome assembly chaperone family protein, which codes for MTESIFSAEYAERRARVPHGLPLIIAMQGLSDAGSTISQLDDYLWQHASPEEILRFNADLLLDYRARRPVITFDEDHLVDYAPDELLLSLAHDEMGAPFLVLSGYEPDFRWEQFIDTVLLLVHEFEVSITVWSHAIPMPVPHTRPISITVSGSRDDLIEARSVWRPTTKLSASASHVIEYRLHALGEEVVGLALLIPHYLANTEFPEALGTALEGIMAATGLILPTDDVREQARRFRSQVDAQIAENHESLEMVQTLEQRYDAYMEDRTPRSPLIGEDGSIPTADQLASELERFLAEQQQRGPSDEDPGDYRL